The proteins below come from a single Holdemania massiliensis genomic window:
- a CDS encoding DHH family phosphoesterase has product MSEKIGRIKTLLLILIVVEVLGLVCLYFLFDLDIKIAALYFIINTLTLYFLVQYYQEDSQNRMFGVSRILGSEAKDAFQFGQIGIVTYDENYTITWMSELFAERGINRISKKLTMWLPEVNDLIQGDVEKVQVQIDDRTYEIARKEDARILFFQDVTEQHQLEKAYQEEQIVVGLIHLDNYEESTQYEEEQEIAMINNNIRQPVVEWAKNQGMLLRRLKSDRFFVVLNERIFKQIVDERFSILAQTRKASQQLDVAITLSMGFARGSSDVAQLDEMVNQLLELAQSRGGDQVAIRRQGEDVKYFGGSSEAQEKRSRVRVRIMAHTLRDLIKKSTNVILLGHKEADFDCLGSLMCLSRIVQAYDKPCCIISKSGGMEEKLSGAMTLYKKELEPRHKFVTENEALNQLRDGTLVIMADHHHPSQSNGPQVLEKAKKIAIFDHHRRRTDLDINPILVYIEPSASSACELISEFVPYQTGKVDFISEEATIMLTGMMIDTNRFKVRTGTRTFEAAAMIRRWGADPQEADNLLKDEYSEFETKTKVLKFCEKRDNGIVISAVTDNEILSRSMLSQVADSILTIKGVEAAFVIAKISDSQTAISARSRGRINVQVIMERMHGGGHLSAAALQRENTKVEDLRTELIATLDEVMKEE; this is encoded by the coding sequence GTGTCTGAAAAAATCGGAAGGATCAAAACGCTGCTGCTGATTCTGATCGTCGTTGAAGTGCTGGGCTTAGTCTGCCTGTATTTCCTGTTTGATCTGGATATCAAGATCGCTGCTTTGTACTTTATCATTAATACTCTGACGTTATATTTCCTCGTGCAGTATTATCAGGAGGACAGTCAGAATCGAATGTTTGGCGTTTCGCGAATTCTGGGCAGTGAAGCGAAGGATGCTTTTCAGTTCGGTCAGATCGGAATTGTTACTTATGATGAAAACTACACGATCACCTGGATGAGCGAATTGTTTGCAGAGCGGGGCATCAACCGCATCTCCAAAAAGCTGACGATGTGGCTGCCGGAAGTGAATGATTTAATTCAAGGGGATGTGGAAAAAGTCCAGGTTCAGATCGATGATCGAACCTATGAAATTGCCCGTAAGGAAGATGCCCGGATTTTGTTTTTCCAGGATGTAACCGAACAGCATCAGCTGGAAAAGGCTTATCAGGAAGAACAGATTGTCGTGGGTCTGATCCATCTGGATAACTATGAGGAATCCACACAGTATGAAGAAGAACAGGAAATCGCGATGATCAACAACAATATCCGCCAGCCGGTCGTCGAATGGGCGAAAAATCAGGGCATGTTATTGCGGCGTTTGAAATCGGATCGGTTCTTCGTCGTCTTAAACGAGCGGATTTTTAAACAGATCGTCGATGAACGCTTCAGCATTTTGGCGCAGACCCGCAAAGCCTCTCAGCAGCTCGATGTGGCGATCACCCTGTCAATGGGATTTGCACGCGGCAGCAGTGATGTGGCTCAGCTCGATGAAATGGTCAACCAGCTGCTGGAACTGGCCCAGAGCCGGGGCGGCGATCAGGTCGCGATCCGCCGTCAGGGCGAGGATGTCAAATATTTCGGCGGAAGCAGCGAGGCTCAGGAAAAGCGCAGCCGCGTTCGCGTGCGGATCATGGCGCATACGCTCCGCGACCTGATTAAGAAAAGTACGAACGTCATTCTCTTGGGACACAAAGAAGCGGATTTTGATTGCCTCGGTTCCCTGATGTGCTTAAGCCGGATCGTCCAGGCGTACGATAAGCCATGCTGCATTATTTCCAAATCCGGCGGGATGGAGGAAAAGCTCAGCGGGGCAATGACGCTGTATAAGAAAGAATTGGAACCACGGCATAAGTTTGTCACGGAAAATGAAGCCTTGAATCAGCTGCGGGATGGAACCTTGGTCATCATGGCGGATCACCACCATCCAAGTCAGTCCAATGGTCCGCAGGTTCTGGAAAAAGCCAAGAAGATCGCGATTTTCGATCATCACCGCCGCCGGACAGATCTCGATATCAACCCGATCTTAGTGTATATTGAACCCAGCGCTTCCAGCGCTTGCGAACTGATCTCGGAGTTTGTTCCGTATCAGACCGGCAAGGTTGACTTTATCAGTGAGGAAGCCACGATTATGCTGACCGGCATGATGATTGATACCAACCGCTTTAAAGTCCGCACCGGTACCCGAACCTTTGAAGCTGCGGCGATGATCCGGCGCTGGGGAGCGGATCCGCAGGAAGCCGATAATTTATTAAAGGATGAATATTCTGAATTTGAAACGAAAACAAAGGTTTTAAAATTCTGTGAAAAAAGAGATAATGGTATTGTCATTTCCGCAGTTACGGATAATGAGATTCTTTCCCGTTCGATGTTGTCGCAGGTTGCGGATTCCATTTTGACCATCAAAGGCGTAGAAGCGGCCTTTGTCATTGCCAAGATCAGTGATTCCCAGACAGCGATCAGTGCGCGCAGCCGCGGCCGCATTAACGTTCAGGTGATTATGGAACGGATGCATGGCGGAGGTCATTTAAGCGCCGCCGCACTGCAGCGGGAAAATACAAAGGTGGAGGATCTGCGCACAGAGCTGATCGCCACCTTAGATGAAGTCATGAAGGAGGAATAA
- the rlmH gene encoding 23S rRNA (pseudouridine(1915)-N(3))-methyltransferase RlmH: MIRVIAVGRIKEKPMQQCIQEYLKRLQPYCKTEIVEVEDIAAPQSNSPAQNEQVKQKEGERILAKIRRDEIVVLLDLKGKSYTSEQLADQLQQIFSYQGSQLVFVIGGSLGVSPEVIQRADLRWKLSDLTFPHQLCRLLVLEQIYRSFRILNHEPYHK, encoded by the coding sequence ATGATCCGCGTGATTGCCGTCGGCCGAATCAAAGAAAAACCAATGCAGCAGTGCATTCAGGAGTATTTGAAACGGCTGCAGCCCTATTGTAAGACCGAGATTGTGGAAGTGGAGGATATCGCAGCCCCCCAATCCAATTCCCCGGCTCAAAATGAACAGGTAAAACAAAAGGAAGGCGAACGCATTCTGGCTAAAATCCGCCGCGATGAAATCGTGGTGCTGCTCGATCTGAAAGGCAAATCCTATACCTCAGAGCAGCTGGCGGATCAGCTCCAGCAGATTTTCAGTTACCAGGGCAGTCAGCTTGTCTTTGTCATCGGCGGTTCGCTGGGCGTCAGTCCGGAGGTGATCCAACGCGCCGATCTGCGCTGGAAGCTATCAGATCTGACCTTCCCTCATCAGCTGTGCCGTTTGTTGGTTCTTGAACAAATTTATCGAAGTTTCAGGATTTTAAATCATGAACCTTACCACAAATGA
- the rplI gene encoding 50S ribosomal protein L9: protein MKVILLSDVSKVGKKGAIVEVADGYARNFLIRNRLAVQATAKSLEILDEQKVQQKLNEKEMEAKARETASQLEKIMLQFSVKSGKEGRVFGSVSTKQIAQELQRKHGIHIDKRKILDTAPIQSLGVTNVRIELFKDVIGTIRVQVTGKE from the coding sequence ATGAAAGTCATTTTATTAAGCGATGTCAGCAAGGTTGGAAAGAAAGGGGCGATCGTGGAGGTCGCCGACGGCTATGCCCGCAACTTTCTGATCCGCAACCGCCTGGCCGTTCAGGCGACGGCGAAAAGTCTGGAAATCCTGGACGAACAGAAGGTTCAGCAGAAGCTGAATGAAAAAGAAATGGAAGCGAAGGCCCGCGAAACGGCCTCTCAGCTGGAAAAAATCATGCTTCAGTTCTCGGTCAAGAGCGGTAAGGAAGGCCGGGTCTTCGGCTCTGTATCCACCAAACAGATTGCTCAGGAACTACAGCGCAAGCATGGCATTCATATTGACAAGCGCAAGATTCTCGACACCGCGCCGATTCAGAGCTTGGGCGTGACCAACGTCCGGATTGAGCTGTTCAAAGACGTCATCGGCACGATCCGCGTTCAGGTTACCGGAAAAGAGTAA
- the dnaB gene encoding replicative DNA helicase yields the protein MRQMPSSIDAEQSLLGSLFIYPNSVRIASEEGLRSEEFFLEAHRKIYAAVDALNSEGKPVDAVSVASLLTDQGQLASVGGLEYIMQLADSSVTSASTKYYIELIQSKALLRSLIETAQTIAEEGMQNANDMETMMDMAEKQILDVTRRRKTTDFKSSNEVVNNVIENIHKMSAQKSGVTGVATGYRDLDNTTNGFQRGDLIILAARPSMGKTAFALNVAMQIAQLNHQAAAIFSLEMPAEQLISRMLSAKSRVPGGQLRTGFLNNNEWNQLNEAAADLKATKIFIDDSPNVRVSEIYSKCRKLQAEHGLAVILIDYIQLITGSGRNPDNRQQEVSEISRGLKGLARELQVPVIALSQLSRSVEKREDKRPMLSDLRESGALEQDADIVMFLYRDEYYQREKSEEGTEKTEINIAKHRNGPTRQIELAFERNINAFYNYENQNG from the coding sequence ATGCGACAGATGCCCAGCAGTATTGATGCCGAACAGTCGTTGTTGGGTTCGCTTTTCATCTATCCCAACAGCGTCCGCATCGCATCCGAAGAAGGCCTGCGCAGCGAGGAATTTTTCCTGGAGGCTCACCGTAAGATCTATGCCGCTGTCGATGCTTTAAACAGCGAAGGCAAGCCGGTGGACGCCGTGTCCGTCGCCAGTCTTTTGACCGATCAGGGCCAGCTGGCGTCCGTGGGCGGTTTGGAATACATCATGCAGCTGGCGGACAGCTCAGTCACTTCCGCCAGTACGAAATACTATATCGAGCTGATTCAGTCCAAAGCCTTACTGCGCAGTCTGATTGAAACGGCGCAGACGATTGCCGAGGAAGGAATGCAGAACGCCAACGACATGGAAACGATGATGGACATGGCGGAAAAGCAGATCCTCGACGTAACCCGGCGGCGCAAGACAACGGATTTCAAGTCCAGCAATGAAGTGGTCAACAACGTCATTGAAAATATCCACAAGATGAGCGCGCAGAAATCCGGGGTGACCGGCGTGGCGACCGGCTATCGGGATCTGGACAACACGACCAATGGTTTCCAGCGCGGCGACTTGATCATCCTGGCAGCGCGTCCGTCAATGGGAAAAACGGCTTTCGCGTTAAACGTGGCGATGCAGATCGCTCAGCTGAATCATCAGGCCGCGGCGATTTTCTCGTTGGAAATGCCTGCCGAACAGCTGATTTCCCGTATGCTTTCCGCGAAAAGCCGGGTTCCGGGCGGTCAGTTAAGAACTGGCTTCCTTAATAACAACGAATGGAACCAGCTGAATGAAGCGGCGGCGGATTTAAAAGCAACGAAGATCTTCATCGATGATTCCCCGAATGTGCGGGTATCGGAGATCTATTCCAAATGCCGCAAACTCCAGGCTGAACACGGCTTGGCAGTCATCCTGATCGACTACATTCAGCTGATTACCGGCAGCGGCCGCAATCCTGATAACCGTCAGCAGGAAGTTTCAGAAATTTCCCGTGGCTTAAAAGGCCTGGCGCGTGAGCTGCAGGTGCCGGTCATCGCATTGTCGCAGCTGTCCCGTTCCGTTGAAAAACGTGAGGACAAACGGCCGATGCTGTCTGACCTGCGTGAATCCGGAGCCCTGGAACAGGATGCCGATATCGTTATGTTTTTGTACCGTGATGAATACTATCAGCGGGAAAAGAGCGAAGAAGGCACGGAAAAAACCGAAATTAATATCGCCAAGCATCGTAACGGGCCGACCCGTCAGATCGAGCTGGCGTTTGAACGCAACATCAACGCTTTTTACAACTATGAGAATCAAAATGGGTAA
- a CDS encoding MGDG synthase family glycosyltransferase: MKVLILSVTAGYGHHAAARAVSDQLLARGAEVKTIDVYQVLSPAVKQTIDKGYRLTARRTPALYRKVYGLAEHPHSGWIDTSSINMIQLFNKLNAAKFQRVLRDFPADLLLCTHVFAAQLVNEMKKRGLLTIPALGIVTDYTLHPYWEDVPHIEWIVTASELLNLAAVKRGLNPSRLLPLGIPIQAKFSQPLNRKEAAALLRLDPKLPTVLIMGGSLGYADSRKIILQLARSPQPLQILAVCGRNQKQYSQLMKLKAQLKDSCTLYPYGFTDYVDIMMSAADCLITKPGGLTVTEALAKKLPMLLVNPLPGHEERNAEFLVNNGVAVRITRTFPVDEALHSLFLNPQRLDMMRAMMHSLSHPDAAEKLADFVIELGCQTSSEAKELNEGD; encoded by the coding sequence ATGAAAGTGCTTATTTTATCCGTTACGGCAGGCTATGGACATCACGCCGCTGCTCGGGCCGTCAGCGATCAGCTCCTTGCCCGCGGCGCTGAGGTGAAAACCATCGATGTCTATCAGGTGCTCAGCCCGGCCGTTAAGCAGACGATTGACAAGGGCTACCGGCTGACCGCCAGGCGAACCCCAGCGCTGTACCGCAAGGTTTATGGATTGGCGGAACATCCGCATTCCGGCTGGATCGACACTTCCAGCATCAATATGATTCAGCTGTTTAATAAACTGAATGCCGCTAAGTTTCAGCGGGTTCTGCGTGATTTCCCAGCGGATCTTCTTCTCTGTACCCACGTCTTTGCGGCACAGTTAGTCAATGAGATGAAGAAGCGCGGCCTTCTGACGATTCCGGCGCTGGGCATCGTTACGGATTACACGCTGCATCCGTATTGGGAGGATGTTCCTCACATTGAATGGATCGTCACGGCCAGCGAACTGCTGAACCTTGCGGCTGTAAAACGCGGTCTTAACCCATCCCGGCTGCTTCCCCTGGGCATTCCGATTCAGGCGAAGTTCAGCCAGCCCCTTAACCGCAAAGAAGCCGCGGCTCTGCTGCGGCTGGATCCTAAGCTGCCAACCGTTTTGATCATGGGCGGCAGTCTGGGCTATGCTGACAGCCGTAAGATCATTCTTCAGCTTGCCCGCAGTCCTCAACCCCTGCAGATTCTGGCTGTCTGCGGACGGAATCAAAAACAGTATAGTCAGCTGATGAAGCTCAAAGCTCAGCTTAAGGACAGCTGTACGCTTTATCCTTATGGTTTCACAGATTATGTAGACATTATGATGAGCGCTGCAGATTGTCTGATCACCAAACCCGGCGGATTAACCGTAACGGAAGCCCTGGCGAAAAAGCTGCCGATGCTGCTGGTCAATCCGCTCCCCGGCCATGAGGAACGCAATGCTGAATTTCTCGTCAACAATGGAGTCGCCGTACGGATTACGCGGACCTTCCCTGTGGATGAGGCGCTCCATTCATTATTTCTAAATCCCCAACGGCTGGACATGATGCGGGCTATGATGCACTCACTCAGCCATCCGGACGCCGCCGAAAAGCTCGCGGATTTTGTGATTGAGCTTGGCTGTCAAACCAGCAGTGAAGCAAAAGAACTGAATGAAGGGGATTAA
- a CDS encoding MBL fold metallo-hydrolase: MLKTMEFYLLASGSKGNCFVLKTAATQIVIDCGTTKTYLTRSFHMIGVDYQNTEALLVTHGHRDHTSQLKMFSDVQAYAAFKLENRADQHWIAPYAPFQVGDLRVTPLPLSHDAENTVGYVLETAQEKLVYITDTGYVREECVPLIADADYYVMESNHDVGMLMQTRRPYPIKMRILSDSGHLCNEDCAHLLTRLVTPRTRSIFLAHLSEEANNPQLAWQVSADALKQCACRQDLVLKAAGQYEILMGGCRYEERLDSAYRPVGVLELSSDR, from the coding sequence ATGTTAAAAACGATGGAATTTTATCTGTTGGCGAGCGGTTCCAAGGGCAACTGCTTTGTGTTGAAAACTGCCGCCACGCAGATCGTGATTGACTGCGGAACGACCAAAACATACTTAACACGCAGTTTTCACATGATCGGTGTAGACTATCAGAATACAGAAGCGCTGTTGGTCACGCATGGTCACCGCGACCATACCAGCCAGCTTAAGATGTTTTCCGATGTGCAGGCCTATGCTGCGTTCAAGCTGGAAAACCGAGCGGATCAGCACTGGATTGCGCCCTATGCTCCTTTTCAGGTAGGCGATCTCAGGGTGACGCCGCTGCCGTTGTCGCATGACGCCGAAAATACTGTCGGCTATGTGCTGGAAACGGCACAGGAGAAGCTGGTCTATATTACCGATACCGGTTATGTCCGTGAGGAATGCGTGCCGTTGATTGCCGATGCGGATTATTATGTTATGGAAAGCAATCATGATGTGGGGATGCTGATGCAGACCCGGCGGCCGTATCCGATCAAAATGCGGATTCTTTCCGACAGCGGCCATCTGTGCAACGAGGACTGTGCCCACCTGCTGACGCGTCTGGTTACGCCGCGCACCCGTTCGATCTTTCTGGCGCATCTCAGCGAGGAAGCGAACAATCCGCAGCTGGCCTGGCAGGTCAGTGCCGATGCTTTGAAACAATGCGCCTGCCGTCAGGATCTGGTGCTGAAAGCCGCGGGACAGTACGAAATACTCATGGGAGGATGCCGATATGAAGAAAGGCTTGATTCTGCTTACCGCCCTGTTGGTGTGCTGGAACTTAGTTCTGACCGTTGA
- a CDS encoding phospho-sugar mutase yields MIEELYQRWLNHPHIDPQLKKELAGMSEKEKQDAFYTNIEFGTAGMRGLLGAGTNRINIHTIRKANEGFARYIVGCGQEAMQRGVAIGYDNRHMSSEFARESAAVLASHGITSYVFETLRPTPELSFAVRYLNCFGGIMITASHNPREYNGYKLYDETGCQLVPDLAQQVIDQVNAVEDELAIDPQLTSEQQNLIHMISAEVDEAYYENVLSIQLNPDVNRDNVEIVFSPEHGTANIPVREVFTRAGYHFTPVEEQCTPDPDFSCTKTPNPEEKGAYELALKLAEEKQADIILVCDPDADRMGVGVLHAGEYVLLSGNQSGSVLIEYILSQLKAKGQMPQNPVMFNTIVTSDLGEKIASKYGVETEKTLTGFKFIGEKVAKYEKTQAKNYVFGYEESYGSLIKPFVRDKDAPQACLMLAEAACFYKAQGKTLVDVLNGLYDELGYYKESQTSLTLKGQEGAIRIQEILNTLRQDKPTQIGSVAVTAIEDYQEATREEQGAVSPLEGFSRSNVLKYYLADGSWIAIRPSGTEPKCKFYYCIKGTSAEDAETKTEVMQKAIAQLVA; encoded by the coding sequence ATGATCGAAGAATTGTATCAGCGGTGGCTGAATCATCCGCACATTGACCCGCAGCTGAAAAAAGAGCTGGCCGGTATGAGCGAGAAAGAAAAGCAGGACGCATTCTATACGAACATTGAATTTGGCACAGCCGGCATGCGCGGCTTGCTTGGAGCAGGCACGAATCGGATTAACATTCATACGATCCGCAAGGCCAATGAAGGCTTTGCCCGATATATTGTAGGCTGTGGACAGGAAGCGATGCAGCGGGGCGTGGCAATCGGTTATGACAATCGTCACATGTCCAGCGAGTTCGCCCGTGAATCGGCGGCAGTCTTAGCGAGTCACGGAATTACCAGTTATGTGTTTGAAACGCTGCGGCCAACGCCGGAGCTGTCGTTCGCTGTTCGGTATTTGAACTGCTTTGGCGGCATCATGATCACCGCCTCGCACAATCCGCGGGAATATAATGGTTATAAGCTGTATGATGAAACCGGCTGTCAGCTCGTGCCGGATTTAGCTCAGCAGGTTATTGACCAGGTCAATGCCGTTGAGGATGAACTGGCGATTGATCCGCAGCTGACTTCCGAGCAGCAGAATTTGATCCACATGATCAGCGCTGAAGTCGATGAAGCTTATTATGAAAACGTACTGTCGATTCAGCTGAATCCGGATGTCAATCGGGATAACGTTGAAATCGTCTTCTCACCGGAACACGGTACGGCCAACATCCCGGTTCGGGAAGTCTTTACGCGCGCTGGATATCATTTTACGCCGGTTGAGGAACAATGCACGCCGGATCCGGATTTCTCCTGCACCAAGACTCCGAATCCGGAAGAAAAAGGTGCTTATGAGCTGGCCTTGAAGCTGGCTGAAGAAAAACAGGCGGATATCATTTTAGTCTGCGATCCGGATGCGGACCGCATGGGCGTCGGTGTGCTGCATGCGGGCGAGTATGTTCTGCTCAGCGGCAATCAGAGCGGCTCGGTACTGATTGAATACATCCTGTCGCAGCTGAAAGCCAAAGGTCAGATGCCGCAGAATCCTGTCATGTTCAATACGATCGTAACCAGTGATCTGGGAGAAAAGATCGCATCGAAATACGGTGTGGAAACAGAGAAGACGCTGACTGGCTTCAAATTCATCGGTGAAAAAGTAGCCAAGTATGAAAAGACGCAGGCGAAGAACTATGTTTTCGGTTATGAAGAAAGCTATGGTTCGCTGATCAAGCCGTTTGTCCGCGATAAAGATGCGCCGCAGGCCTGTCTGATGCTGGCGGAAGCCGCCTGCTTCTATAAGGCCCAGGGCAAGACGTTAGTCGATGTGCTGAACGGACTGTATGATGAACTAGGTTATTACAAGGAAAGCCAGACCTCGCTGACCTTAAAAGGTCAGGAAGGTGCTATACGGATCCAGGAAATATTGAATACCCTGCGCCAAGACAAACCAACCCAGATTGGATCGGTGGCGGTTACTGCGATTGAGGATTATCAGGAAGCCACACGCGAAGAACAGGGGGCTGTCTCGCCTTTGGAAGGATTCTCCCGCAGCAATGTCCTGAAATACTATCTGGCGGATGGTTCTTGGATTGCGATTCGGCCAAGCGGCACAGAGCCGAAATGCAAGTTCTACTACTGCATTAAGGGAACCAGTGCTGAGGATGCCGAAACAAAGACGGAAGTCATGCAGAAGGCGATTGCCCAACTGGTTGCTTAA
- a CDS encoding M23 family metallopeptidase translates to MKKWIPIAAALVLSALIAGLWPALSRANQVVQAQGKVEESLLPQQIETLSAQPLTVKKIYNAGKLVGVVSDYAKIEALLDEVYHSVYETDFPNTRLELGEDMIVTEELSYYRYENIDEALCAYLREGDLFSVETNRIDFSDENDVYATIYVKNLQDFYDARDQYLLNFVSKETLDTVRMGQSTPELKTYGTREVNIDVLEKMTVTTDRASSSNILKDKQEILHYLSYGAEPNLEMKYYTVVEGDMIDGVGTKNGLSAQQVVSINSDQLESVDQLIQPGMVLNVTNFQSPITVRVTKERVAKEEVYPEDPIYKEDPNMKEGSYVTDINAQNGSRNAFYEEVWINGENTGGTLVSSIITRQPIREETRVGTKVIPGVGTGTFRWPVDNPSITCRWGCYAGHQAIDIKNSYNRYGNLYAADRGTVVEASYSSINGYYQIIDHNNGYKTYYGHMNRPAFNKVGQNVEKGEIIGQIGMTGRATGPHVHFFIYEGSRRRNPCDGFLPC, encoded by the coding sequence ATGAAAAAATGGATACCGATTGCCGCGGCCTTGGTTTTAAGCGCGCTGATTGCCGGGCTGTGGCCGGCTCTTTCCCGAGCCAATCAGGTTGTACAGGCGCAGGGAAAAGTGGAAGAAAGCCTGCTTCCGCAGCAGATTGAAACCCTTTCCGCGCAGCCGCTGACGGTGAAGAAAATCTACAATGCCGGAAAACTGGTCGGCGTTGTCAGCGATTATGCGAAGATTGAGGCGCTGCTGGATGAGGTTTACCATAGCGTATATGAAACGGACTTTCCCAATACCCGCTTGGAACTGGGGGAAGATATGATCGTCACCGAGGAGCTGAGCTATTATCGTTATGAGAATATTGATGAGGCTCTCTGTGCATATTTACGGGAAGGCGATCTGTTTTCTGTAGAAACTAACCGGATCGACTTTTCGGATGAAAACGATGTCTATGCGACGATCTATGTTAAAAATCTTCAGGATTTTTATGATGCCCGCGATCAGTATCTGCTGAACTTCGTGTCCAAAGAAACGCTGGATACAGTGCGGATGGGACAATCCACGCCGGAATTGAAAACGTACGGAACCCGGGAAGTTAATATTGATGTCCTGGAGAAAATGACTGTGACTACCGATCGTGCATCCTCCTCCAATATCCTCAAAGACAAGCAGGAAATCCTGCACTATTTAAGCTACGGCGCCGAGCCGAATCTGGAAATGAAGTATTACACCGTCGTTGAGGGCGATATGATCGACGGTGTCGGAACGAAGAACGGTCTTTCTGCCCAGCAGGTTGTGTCGATCAACAGCGATCAGCTGGAGAGTGTGGATCAGCTGATTCAGCCGGGGATGGTGCTCAATGTGACCAATTTCCAGTCCCCGATTACCGTTCGGGTTACCAAAGAACGGGTAGCGAAGGAAGAAGTTTATCCGGAAGATCCGATTTATAAGGAAGATCCGAATATGAAAGAAGGCTCCTATGTCACGGATATCAATGCTCAGAATGGTTCCCGCAATGCCTTCTATGAAGAAGTCTGGATCAATGGTGAAAATACCGGCGGTACGCTGGTGTCCTCGATTATCACGCGTCAGCCAATCCGCGAAGAAACCCGCGTGGGCACCAAGGTTATTCCTGGCGTTGGAACTGGAACGTTCCGCTGGCCGGTGGACAATCCGTCGATCACCTGCCGCTGGGGCTGTTATGCCGGCCATCAGGCGATTGATATCAAGAACTCCTACAACCGTTACGGCAATTTGTATGCGGCTGACCGCGGCACCGTCGTCGAAGCCAGCTACAGCTCGATTAACGGCTACTATCAGATCATTGACCACAACAATGGCTACAAGACGTATTATGGTCATATGAATCGGCCGGCCTTCAACAAGGTTGGACAGAATGTTGAAAAAGGTGAGATTATCGGTCAGATCGGCATGACTGGCCGCGCGACTGGTCCGCATGTTCATTTCTTCATCTATGAAGGAAGCCGGCGCCGCAATCCATGCGATGGGTTCTTGCCATGTTAA
- a CDS encoding HPr family phosphocarrier protein, protein MKQISVLVIDPVGLHARPATVAVNAASKFKSEVKVAYKGRSVNMKSIMGVMSLGIPTQSEVTVTCEGEDEEVAITTIEEVLRAQKVIA, encoded by the coding sequence ATGAAACAGATTTCTGTATTGGTTATTGATCCAGTTGGCTTACATGCACGTCCGGCAACGGTCGCTGTTAACGCTGCTAGCAAATTTAAGAGCGAAGTGAAGGTTGCTTATAAAGGACGTTCAGTCAACATGAAATCCATCATGGGTGTTATGTCCTTGGGCATTCCAACACAGTCCGAAGTAACGGTCACCTGTGAAGGCGAAGACGAAGAAGTCGCGATCACAACAATCGAAGAAGTTCTGCGTGCACAGAAAGTAATTGCATAA
- a CDS encoding S1C family serine protease: protein MKKGLILLTALLVCWNLVLTVELGQVKKEKSQQQPTQDPQQSTRPVSVVTSDITKIVERSEAKVTGVSVLDETGEDLIASGSGTIYSMTSDAVYIITNQHVIASGGSIHVSFANGEQLPAELVGADGYTDLALLKVIPDFRAEAFDLGDSSLCKKGEWVMAIGHSMGAEADGSVTVGVISSKDRTISMDVDKDGTDDWDMLVLQTDAAINAGNSGGPLINMNGELIGITTMKLQGNSTEGISFAIPINEVTTIVEQLKASGKVNRPFVGISGKDVSALTSYQKSYMGISLDQTEGLLVTKVAEDCPAEKAGVHVNDILIRFDGSPVDSYKTFRKLLYGKTIGDPAELVVLRSNQEVKLSVTIE from the coding sequence ATGAAGAAAGGCTTGATTCTGCTTACCGCCCTGTTGGTGTGCTGGAACTTAGTTCTGACCGTTGAACTGGGACAGGTAAAAAAAGAGAAATCACAGCAGCAGCCGACACAGGATCCGCAGCAGTCGACGCGTCCGGTGTCAGTCGTGACTTCGGATATCACCAAGATTGTAGAGCGCAGCGAAGCGAAGGTGACGGGCGTGTCGGTGCTTGATGAAACCGGCGAAGATCTGATCGCCAGCGGCAGCGGCACGATTTACAGCATGACCAGCGACGCGGTCTATATTATTACCAATCAGCATGTGATCGCCTCCGGCGGTTCCATTCATGTTTCGTTTGCCAACGGCGAACAGCTGCCGGCGGAACTGGTCGGTGCGGATGGATATACTGATTTGGCCTTGTTGAAAGTGATTCCGGATTTCCGTGCGGAAGCCTTTGATCTGGGCGATTCTTCCTTGTGCAAAAAAGGCGAGTGGGTCATGGCGATCGGCCATTCGATGGGCGCCGAGGCGGACGGCAGTGTCACTGTCGGCGTAATTTCCTCCAAGGACCGCACGATTTCAATGGATGTGGATAAGGACGGAACCGACGATTGGGATATGCTGGTACTGCAGACGGATGCGGCGATCAATGCCGGCAACAGCGGCGGTCCGCTGATCAATATGAACGGCGAGCTGATCGGGATTACGACGATGAAGCTGCAGGGCAATTCCACCGAAGGCATCAGTTTCGCAATTCCAATCAATGAGGTGACCACGATTGTGGAACAGCTCAAGGCCAGTGGAAAAGTCAACCGTCCGTTTGTCGGCATCAGCGGCAAGGATGTCAGCGCTCTGACCAGCTATCAGAAAAGCTATATGGGAATCAGTCTGGATCAGACTGAGGGGCTGCTGGTCACCAAAGTTGCTGAGGATTGTCCGGCTGAAAAAGCCGGGGTGCATGTCAACGATATCCTGATCCGCTTCGACGGTTCGCCGGTGGACAGCTACAAAACCTTCCGCAAGCTGCTTTACGGCAAGACGATCGGCGATCCGGCGGAATTGGTTGTTTTGCGCAGCAATCAGGAAGTAAAGCTGAGCGTGACGATTGAATGA